In Stomoxys calcitrans chromosome 2, idStoCalc2.1, whole genome shotgun sequence, the following proteins share a genomic window:
- the LOC106084243 gene encoding cytochrome P450 307a1, translating into MCHLNLLSPTSVSLYWLYGYLAIVSGCVRQLIVEVEILVLTYIRNVLTAIQDMNFFDVYKYKTKRKCASGPSPWPILGNLIHIASYDSPYKGFSEMAKKFGGLYNLSLGMRRCVVVSSMQLISEVLNSNGKHVGGRPDFIRFNVLFGGNRSNSLALCDWSQLQQKRRNLARKYCSPRNGSHFLKSITDVGRFEVHELLFQMHRLVGENNEPIILKPLIQRACANMFSSYMCSTRFDYNDIEFQNIVHCFDEIFWEINQGYIIDFLPWLGPLYYNHLKKIIKWSEEIRTFILKRIILKKENNIKSSVTDNDFAEAILKSLSADEGITRENVIYMLEDFIGGHSAIGNLIMLTLAYIVKNPEIGKNIQTEIDNTLDNCPRLITQKDASAMPYTMSTIYEVLRFSSSPIVPHVTTADIEIGGYDVPKGTIVFLNNYDLNTNPIYWNNPEEFDPKRFIVSEGTKSNLNASNNETERIRTSIPHFLPFSVGKRTCIGQSLVKGFCFIIIANIMNTFNVSSNDVSQIKTYPACIALPVDTFSLTVTPRNPTVM; encoded by the exons atGTGCCATTTAAATTTGTTATCACCAACATCAGTGTCCTTATACTGGTTATATGGCTATTTGGCGATTGTAAGTGGATGTGTGAGGCAACTTATAGTTGAAGTCGAAATTTTGGTCCTTACATATATCAGAAATGTTCTAACTGCAATACAAGACATGAACTTTTTTGATGTTTACAAATATAAGACAAAGCGTAAATGTGCTTCAGGTCCATCTCCTTGGCCGATACTGGGAAATCTTATTCACATTGCCAGTTACGATTCTCCATACAAAGGCTTTTcggaaatggcaaaaaaatttggtgGCTTGTACAATTTGAGTCTTGGTATGAGGCGCTGCGTAGTTGTGAGCAGTATGCAACTGATAAGTGAAGTATTGAATTCTAACGGAAAACATGTTGGCGGTCGACCGGACTTTATTCGATTTAATGTGCTTTTTGGTGGCAATAGAAGTAATT cttTAGCTCTGTGCGATTGGTCGCAACTTCAACAAAAACGAAGAAATTTGGCCAGAAAATATTGCTCACCGCGCAATGGAAGCCATTTTCTCAAAAGCATAACTGACGTTGGCAGGTTTGAGGTCCACGAACTTCTTTTTCAAATGCATCGTTTGGTTGGTGAAAATAATGAGCCAATTATTTTAAAGCCATTAATTCAACGAGCATGTGCTAATATGTTCAGTAGCTACATGTGTTCTACAAGATTTGACTATAATGACATCGAGTTTCAAAATATTGTTCACtgttttgatgaaatattttgGGAAATTAATCAGGGTTACATAATTGACTTCTTGCCTTGGCTGGGCCCACTTTACTACAACCacttgaaaaaaattatcaaatggTCTGAGGAAATCAGAACATTTATCTTAAAgagaattattttaaaaaaggaaaataacatCAAATCGTCTGTAACAGATAAtgattttgcagaagctatccTCAAAAGCTTGTCGGCGGATGAGGGCATAACAAGAGAAAATGTCATATACATGCTTGAGGACTTCATCGGAGGACATTCGGCCATTGGCAACTTAATAATGCTGACATTAGCCTACATTGTGAAAAAtcctgaaattggaaaaaatattcagaCAGAAATTGACAACACACTTGATAACTGCCCCAGGCTTATTACTCAAAAAGATGCAAGTGCAATGCCGTATACAATGAGTACAATTTACGAAGTTTTACGATTTTCTTCTTCGCCTATAGTACCACACGTTACAACAGCTGACATAGAAATTGGAGGTTACGATGTACCAAAAGGAACCATTGTTTTCCTAAACAACTATGACCTAAATACAAACCCAATATACTGGAACAATCCCGAAGAATTTGATCCAAAAAGATTTATTGTTTCGGAAGGAACTAAGTCCAATTTGAATGCATCCAATAATGAAACCGAGCGTATTAGAACATCGATACCGCACTTTTTGCCATTTAGTGTTGGCAAACGTACATGCATTGGCCAAAGTTTGGTTAAAGGGTTCTGCTTCATCATAATCGCAAATATAATGAATACTTTCAATGTATCTTCCAATGACGTTTCGCAAATAAAAACATATCCTGCATGCATTGCCCTACCTGTGGACACATTTTCGCTCACCGTTACCCCGCGAAATCCAACAGTAATGTAA